A single Populus nigra chromosome 13, ddPopNigr1.1, whole genome shotgun sequence DNA region contains:
- the LOC133671708 gene encoding vicilin-like seed storage protein At2g18540 encodes MAGLSLKCGDCGASLRSVQEAQDHAELTSHSNFSESTEAVLNLVCATCDKPCRSKTESDLHTKRTGHSEFTDKTAEAAEPISLEVPKATPMDANEPAADASTSTRPEEMVAPEVDKKILEELEAMGFPTARATRALHYSGNAGLEAAVNWVVEHENDPDIDEMPMVPVNSNAEASKPSLTPEEVKQKAQELRERARKKKEEEEKTAEREREKERIRIGKELLEAKRIEEENERKRLMALRKAEKEEEKRAREKIRQKLEEDKAERRRKLGLPPEDPATVKPSAPVVEEKKSMLPVRPATKQEQMRECLRSLKQNHKDDDAKVKRAFQTLLTYVGNVAKNPGEEKFRKIRLNNQTFQDRVGSLEGGIRFLELCGFEKIESEEFFFLARDKVDMAVLNSAGSELTSAINNPFFGVL; translated from the exons atggcGGGATTGTCACTGAAGTGCGGGGACTGCGGGGCTTCATTGAGGTCCGTACAAGAGGCACAAGATCACGCCGAGCTGACCTCTCACTCCAATTTCTCTGAATCCACTGAAGCCGTTCTCAATCTTGTCTGCGCCACTTGCGACAAACCCTGCCGTTCCAAAACA GAAAGCGATTTGCACACCAAGAGAACAGGTCACTCTGAGTTTACGGATAAGACCGCCGAGGCTGCAGAACCGATAAGCTTAGAGGTTCCGAAGGCGACGCCAATGGATGCTAATGAGCCTGCTGCTGATGCAAGCACTAGTACCCGGCCTGAAG AAATGGTTGCTCCAGAGGTTGACAAAAAAATCCTTGAGGAACTGGAAGCAATGGGTTTCCCAACAGCAAGGGCAACCAGGGCACTTCATTATTCTG gaAATGCCGGTCTTGAGGCTGCGGTAAATTGGGTAGTTGAGCATGAGAATGACCCAGACATAGATGAAATGCCCATG GTACCTGTCAACTCCAATGCTGAGGCTTCTAAACCTTCTTTGACCCCAGAAGAAGTGAAGCAAAAAGCACAAGAACTGAG GGAGCGTGCACGCAAGAagaaagaggaggaagagaagacagcggaaagagaaagggaaaag GAGAGGATTCGAATTGGCAAGGAACTCCTGGAAGCAAAgcgaattgaagaagaaaatgaaagaaagcg ATTGATGGCCCTGCGGAAGGCAGaaaaagaggaagagaagagagCCAGGGAAAAAATTCGTCAGAAATTGGAAGAGGACAAG GCAGAACGAAGAAGGAAGCTTGGACTGCCACCAGAAGATCCTGCAACTGTAAAACCTTCTGCACCTGTTGTGGAGGAGAAAAAG AGCATGTTGCCTGTTAGGCCTGCCACAAAGCAAGAGCAAATGAGAGAATGCTTGCGATCTCTTAAGCAGAACCACAAG GATGATGATGCTAAAGTGAAGAGAGCATTCCAGACTCTCCTAACTTACGTGGGGAATGTTGCCAAAAACCCTGGTGAGGAGAAGTTCAGAAAAATAAGACTCAATAATCAAACCTTCCAG GATAGAGTTGGTTCACTCGAAGGAGGCATTAGGTTTCTTGAGCTGTGTGGGTTTGAGAAAATTGAAAGCGAAGAGTTCTTTTTTCTTGCTAGGGACAAGGTGGACATGGCAGTATTGAACTCAGCTGGATCTGAGCTGACCTCTGCAATAAATAATCCGTTCTTTGGAGTCCTCTAA